From a single Micromonospora sp. WMMD1102 genomic region:
- a CDS encoding alpha/beta hydrolase, protein MTEEHGTGPHADPRAVLERPAPPPDVLLRYGTDPEQVADLRMPDRPADATEPAEPADTTDPIGTAETTGTAGTARPLVVVVHGGFWRVEYDRRHTGPLAADLAGRGYPVVQLEYRRTGQPGGGWPGTLDDVAAGLDALPGLVDEVIPAGRMAPGPPILLGHSAGGHLALWAARRAPDRVRGVLALAPVLDLAEAYRLDLDGGAVAALLGGGPEEFPDRYAAADPTRSAPPPVRTSIVHGALDRQVPVAASRRYAAGAPGAALRFVELPECEHFGVIDPLSRAWPAVLAELHWLAGRSGGIDAASRSR, encoded by the coding sequence ATGACCGAGGAGCACGGCACCGGGCCGCACGCCGACCCACGGGCGGTGCTGGAGCGTCCGGCGCCGCCACCGGACGTCCTCCTGCGGTACGGCACCGACCCCGAACAGGTCGCCGACCTACGCATGCCCGACAGGCCGGCCGACGCGACCGAGCCCGCCGAGCCCGCCGACACGACCGACCCGATCGGGACAGCCGAGACAACCGGGACAGCCGGGACGGCCCGGCCGCTGGTGGTGGTCGTGCACGGCGGCTTCTGGCGGGTCGAGTACGACCGCCGGCACACCGGACCGCTGGCGGCGGACCTGGCCGGCCGGGGCTACCCGGTGGTCCAGTTGGAGTACCGCCGGACGGGGCAGCCGGGCGGGGGCTGGCCGGGCACCCTCGACGACGTCGCGGCCGGGCTCGACGCGCTGCCGGGACTGGTCGACGAGGTGATCCCGGCCGGCCGGATGGCGCCCGGACCGCCGATCCTGCTCGGGCACTCCGCCGGTGGGCACCTGGCGCTCTGGGCCGCGCGGCGCGCCCCGGACCGGGTACGCGGGGTGCTCGCCCTCGCCCCGGTGCTGGACCTCGCCGAGGCGTACCGGCTCGACCTGGACGGCGGCGCGGTGGCCGCACTGCTCGGCGGCGGCCCCGAGGAGTTCCCGGACCGGTACGCCGCGGCCGACCCGACCCGCTCGGCGCCTCCCCCGGTCCGGACCTCGATCGTGCACGGCGCCCTGGACCGGCAGGTGCCGGTGGCGGCGAGCCGCCGGTACGCGGCCGGCGCGCCTGGAGCGGCCCTGCGCTTCGTCGAGCTGCCCGAATGCGAGCACTTCGGGGTGATCGACCCGCTGTCTCGCGCGTGGCCGGCGGTGCTGGCCGAGTTACATTGGCTAGCTGGAAGATCAGGCGGCATTGACGCAGCATCTCGTTCCCGGTAG